From Glycine max cultivar Williams 82 chromosome 11, Glycine_max_v4.0, whole genome shotgun sequence, the proteins below share one genomic window:
- the CCD7 gene encoding carotenoid cleavage dioxygenase 7 — protein MQAKPIHNTPTYIPPPIRPSPPVHQTPPSIPSIKPRAISISAPNIPIAVPIPPIVEPDDSNAAYYDYQFLFMSQRSEATRPVTLSTVEGAIPADFPSGTYYLTGPGLLADDHGSTVHPLDGHGYLRAFTFDNNVTKNVKYMAKYIKTDAHVEEHDPKTNKWKFTHRGPFSVLKGGKKVGNTKVMKNVANTSVLKWGEKLLCMWEGGEPYEIQAGTLDTIGQYNMMDGADMENHDQSKGGGGGDVWEVAANLLKPILYGVFKMPPRRLLSHYKVDSRRNRLLTVSCNAEDMLLPRSNFTFSEYDSNFNVVQKQVFRIPDHLMIHDWAFTDTHYIVFANRIKLDVLGSMAAVYGMSPMISALRVNPSKSTSPIYLIPRFPGKNNGKERDWRVPVEAPSQLWLLHVGNAFEVRHPHGNLDIKIQAAACSYQWFNFSKLFGYDWQKKKLDPSIMNVKGGSKLLPHLVQVSIKLDSDYNCQECDVKPMKKWKKSSDFPATNPTFSGKKNKYLYAATTLGSRKTLPCFPFDTVVKLDLETTESVAQTWTAGSRRFIGEPIFVPKGYQEDDGYLLVVEYAVSMNRCYLVILDPKRIGADNALVARIEIPSHLNFPLGFHGFWAAN, from the exons ATGCAAGCCAAACCCATTCACAACACCCCaacatacattcctccacccaTAAGGCCATCACCACCGGTGCACCAAACCCCTCCCTCTATACCATCAATCAAACCTCGTGCAATATCCATATCCGCACCTAATATTCCTATTGCCGTACCAATTCCACCAATTGTAGAGCCTGATGATTCCAATGCTGCTTATTATGACTACCAATTCTTGTTCATGTCACAAAGATCCGAAGCAACCCGACCCGTCACTCTAAGCACCGTGGAAGGTGCGATCCCCGCCGATTTCCCGTCTGGCACGTACTATCTAACCGGACCAGGGCTTCTGGCCGACGATCACGGGTCCACGGTGCACCCTCTAGACGGCCATGGGTACCTAAGGGCATTTACTTTTGATAATAATGTTACTAAGAATGTCAAGTACATGGCTAAGTACATTAAGACGGATGCACATGTGGAGGAACATGACCCTAAGACCAACAAGTGGAAATTCACTCATAGAGGCCCATTTTCAGTGTTGAAGGGTGGAAAAAAAGTTGGGAACACTAAGGTCATGAAAAATGTGGCTAACACTAGTGTTCTAAAGTGGGGGGAAAAGCTCTTGTGTATGTGGGAGGGTGGGGAACCGTATGAGATCCAAGCCGGTACGTTAGATACGATTGGACAGTACAACATGATGGATGGTGCTGATATGGAAAATCATGATCAGAGcaaaggtggtggtggtggtgatgttTGGGAGGTTGCTGCCAACCTATTGAAGCCTATATTATATG GAGTGTTTAAGATGCCCCCAAGGAGACTCTTGTCTCACTATAAGGTCGATTCTAGAAGAAACAGGCTACTCACTGTGTCATGCAATGCAGAAGACATGTTGCTTCCACGcagtaattttacattttccg AATATGACTCAAATTTTAATGTAGTACAGAAGCAAGTTTTCAGAATCCCAGATCACTTGATGATCCATGATTGGGCATTCACGGATACCCACTACATAGTATTTGCCAATCGCATAAAACTTGATGTACTGG GATCAATGGCAGCAGTGTATGGCATGTCTCCAATGATATCAGCATTGAGGGTAAACCCAAGTAAGAGCACATCCCCCATTTACCTGATTCCTAGGTTTCCAGGAAAAAATAATGGCAAAGAGAGAGATTGGAGAGTACCAGTTGAAGCACCTTCACAGTTGTGGTTGCTCCATGTTGGCAATGCCTTTGAAGTTAGACACCCTCATGGGAATTTGGACATAAAAATACAAGCTGCTGCTTGCTCTTACCAGTGGTTCAATTTCAGCAAGTTATTTG GGTACGACTGGCAAAAGAAGAAGCTAGACCCATCAATAATGAATGTAAAAGGTGGAAGTAAGTTATTGCCTCATCTTGTTCAG GTGTCTATAAAACTAGATTCTGACTACAATTGCCAAGAATGTGATGTGAAACCCATGAAGAAATGGAAGAAATCCTCAGATTTTCCTGCTACAAATCCAACGTTTTCTGGCAAGAAGAACAAATATCTCTATGCAGCAACAACCTTAGGATCTCGCAAAACATTGCCATGTTTCCCTTTCGATACCGTTGTGAAATTAGACCTAGAGACTACTGAATCTGTTGCACAAACTTGGACTGCTGGAAGTAGAAGATTTATTGGTGAACCTATTTTTGTTCCCAAAGGTTACCAAGAAGATGATGGCTATCTTCTTGTTGTTGAG TATGCTGTTTCAATGAATAGATGTTACCTTGTCATCTTGGACCCAAAAAGGATAGGAGCAGATAATGCCCTTGTTGCGAGAATCGAAATTCCAAGCCACTTAAATTTTCCTCTAGGTTTTCATGGTTTCTGGGCAGCTAATTAG